A region from the Vicia villosa cultivar HV-30 ecotype Madison, WI linkage group LG3, Vvil1.0, whole genome shotgun sequence genome encodes:
- the LOC131593394 gene encoding F-box/kelch-repeat protein At3g23880-like, which produces MKQQRHARCYSSTTEETLTSSLPTLPLDLTVEILCRLPVKFLLQFRSVCKLWNSLISDSKFTNKHLHQSTTHRINSVFYSSFLRRHIFESYPLDSIFSNIYTNVTHFHLDHPPNSFDEDYPLDGACSIVASCNGIVCLAYSYDDSFVLLWNPSIRKFKELPSPENLKVHFIITTSYGFGYDHVNDNYKVVLVFRYSINKTQVLVHTVGTEFWKSIQKFPFGCVPLGRSGTFVSGTINWVPLKHGRVKSKSFIVSFDLRTESYRKILQPDYGEFVPDAEELSLGVLRECLCLISYSNVWIMKEFGNKGSWTKIFTNTYNSCFDLTKAIYMFDDDQLLLEASYGPATKKLILHDPKTGTIKFIKFKNASTLDSSLEVCAESLISPWS; this is translated from the coding sequence ATGAAGCAGCAACGCCACGCACGGTGTTATTCGTCAACAACAGAGGAAACCCTAACATCATCACTTCCCACTCTTCCTTTGGATCTCACTGTTGAAATACTCTGTAGATTACCGGTAAAGTTTCTTCTTCAATTTCGATCTGTCTGCAAGCTATGGAATTCTCTTATCTCCGATTCCAAATTCACTAACAAGCATCTTCACCAATCAACCACTCACAGAATCAACTCCGTTTTCTACTCCTCTTTTCTACGCAGACACATTTTTGAGTCTTACCCACTCGACTCCATTTTCTCTAACATATACACTAATGTCACACACTTTCACCTCGATCATCCTCCCAACAGTTTTGATGAAGATTACCCTCTCGACGGTGCATGTTCCATTGTTGCATCTTGCAATGGTATCGTTTGTCTTGCATACTCTTACGAcgatagttttgttctattgtgGAATCCTTCCATTAGGAAATTTAAAGAATTGCCCTCTCCTGAAAACCTAAAAGTTCATTTtatcattacaacatcatatGGCTTTGGCTATGATCATGTTAATGATAATTACAAGGTAGTACTTGTTTTTCGGTATTCTATCAACAAAACTCAGGTGTTGGTTCATACTGTTGGTACTGAGTTTTGGAAAAGTATTCAAAAGTTTCCTTTTGGTTGTGTCCCTCTTGGGCGATCGGGGACATTCGTTAGTGGTACAATTAATTGGGTGCCTCTTAAGCATGGGAGAGTTAAATCTAAATcttttattgtttcttttgatttgaGAACCGAGTCTTATAGAAAGATTTTGCAGCCCGATTACGGAGAGTTTGTGCCAGACGCAGAGGAGTTATCCTTAGGTGTGTTGAGAGAATGCTTGTGTCTAATTTCTTATAGTAATGTTTGGATTATGAAGGAATTTGGAAACAAAGGATCTTGGACTAAGATTTTCACTAATACATATAACTCTTGTTTTGACTTGACTAAGGCGATATATATGTTTGACGATGATCAACTCTTGCTTGAAGCTTCTTATGGTCCGGCCACCAAAAAATTGATTCTTCATGATCCAAAAACTGGGACTATTaagtttattaaatttaaaaacgcGAGTACTCTTGATTCAAGTCTTGAAGTCTGTGCTGAGAGTTTAATATCGCCTTGGTCTTAA
- the LOC131593393 gene encoding putative disease resistance RPP13-like protein 1 gives MATIVAEAFLSAFVEVLLEKMISHEFIDFFRPKKLDVSLLENLKTTLLSLQSILNDAEEKQITNHAVKQWLENLRDVVFQADDLFDKINTEALRYKVEAEYQRKTVSAKMKNIFSSSFKQLNSEMLTLFERLEHFAQKGHILGLEESVSCNVWHRTPTSSVVDESTIYGRDLDRKKLKDFLLSENGSDVGKEIGVVSIVGMGGIGKTTLAKLLYNDSEVMEKFDLKGWAYISKDFDIVQVTKTLVESVTSKTNDTTNLNTPYSEFVASKRTDTSDLNTLQVQLKQSLNQKKFLLVLDDIWDRRYIDWNNLKDIFNAGKIGSKLIITTRDERVALAVQTFLPIHYLTPLGRDECWSLLAKHAFGACNFQQQSKLEVIGKEIAKKCDGLPLAAVAIGGLLRIKSSEDDWNIVLKSNVWSLENVEVQPALFLSYHYLPAPLKRCFAYCSIFPKSSKLKKKTIVELWIAEGLVLQSKSQKSWEKVGEEYFDELVSRSLIHRRLDDGEASFEMHDLIHDLAKMVSYPYCIMLDEEELHERVRHLSFNRGKYDSYDKFKKLYGLKGLRTFLALPLQLSSHSCSLSNKVVRDFLPRMKQLRVLSMLNYTNITELPNSIGNLIYLRYLNLSYTGIERLPSTTCKLYNLQTLLLLHCGNLTELPEDMGKLINLRHLDIRGTQLKEMPVQIAKLTNLQTLSNFIISKQHDGLKIAELGKFPDLYGNLYISKLQNVTAASEAFHANLKTKEKIDYLVLQWDPQDTATSTTQGSQIQGSVLEQLQPSTNLKNLGIYRYGGTNFPKWLGDSTFGNMVTVNIGGCYNCSLLPPLGKLPCLKALYIYWMESIRSVGVEFYGSSCPSFQPFPSLERLEFKDMPEWEEWNLFPGTIIEFPSLKYLSVDRCPKLKGNIPSTLPSLTELHLSNCDLLLKATHSEDTILRPSNLSSQLMLSLNSLQKLTLDRFPSLTSFPGNSLPKTLRSLSLHYCENLDFLHQESLHNYTSLEQLSIEYSCNSMTSFSLGSLPVLKSLYIKGCQNLKSIFIAKDASESLSFIQTIQIQYCDELDSFFPDGLCTPNLVCFGVYGCNKLITLPEPMNTLAGLQELSVFNLPNLEHFAAEGLPVNLRKLSVGGIQWNTQCSLEECLDGKWLHHLTSLKDLEISDAPKLKSLPEEGFPSSLSVVNISDCPLLEATWRTKKGKEWRKIARIPCILINYKMIS, from the exons ATGGCAACTATTGTTGCAGAAGCATTCCTATCAGCTTTTGTGGAAGTGTTACTAGAAAAGATGATTTCTCACGAGTTTATCGACTTCTTTAGACCCAAAAAGCTCGATGTTTCGCTCTTGGAAAATCTAAAAACAACACTCTTGAGTCTTCAATCAATACTAAATGATGCCGAGGAGAAACAGATCACAAATCATGCTGTCAAACAATGGCTGGAGAATCTGAGAGATGTTGTCTTTCAAGCTGATGATTTGTTTGACAAAATCAACACAGAGGCGTTACGATACAAAGTGGAAGCTGAATATCAAAGGAAAACAGTAAGTGCTAAGATGAAAAACATATTTTCTTCTAGTTTCAAACAGTTAAATTCTGAAATGCTAACACTCTTTGAAAGATTGGAACACTTTGCACAAAAAGGACACATTCTAGGATTGGAAGAAAGTGTTTCGTGCAATGTTTGGCATAGAACTCCAACAAGTTCTGTTGTAGATGAGTCTACTATATATGGAAGAGATTTAGACAGAAAAAAACTTAAGGATTTTTTACTGTCGGAAAATGGCAGTGATGTTGGTAAAGAAATAGGAGTAGTTTCCATTGTAGGCATGGGAGGGATCGGTAAAACAACCCTTGCAAAACTGCTTTACAATGATTCGGAAGTAAtggagaaatttgatttgaaagggtgGGCATATATATCGAAAGATTTCGATATTGTTCAAGTCACTAAAACTCTTGTTGAATCTGTTACTTCAAAAACAAATGATACAACTAACCTGAATACTCCGTATTCTGAATTTGTCGCCTCAAAAAGAACCGATACGAGTGACCTGAATACTCTACAAGTGCAATTGAAGCAAAGTTTAAACCAAAAGAAGTTTTTGCTTGTATTGGATGACATATGGGATCGACGCTATATTGATTGGAACAATCTTAAGGATATCTTTAATGCAGGGAAAATCGGAAGTAAGCTCATCATCACAACACGAGATGAGAGAGTTGCGCTGGCGGTGCAAACCTTTCTTCCGATTCACTATTTGACACCTCTAGGAAGAGACGAGTGCTGGTCTTTACTTGCCAAACATGCATTTGGAGCATGTAATTTCCAGCAACAGTCAAAGCTAGAGGTGATTGGCAAAGAAATCGCTAAGAAATGTGATGGCTTACCATTAGCTGCAGTAGCAATTGGAGGTCTTCTTCGCATTAAATCGTCAGAGGATGACTGGAATATTGTCTTAAAAAGTAATGTATGGAGTTTGGAAAATGTTGAGGTGCAACCGGCTCTTTTTTTGAGCTATCATTATCTCCCCGCACCTTTAAAACGGTGTTTTGCTTATTGTTCAATTTTTCCCAAGAGCTCCAAGTTGAAAAAAAAGACGATAGTTGAGTTATGGATCGCAGAAGGCTTAGTACTTCAGTCTAAAAGTCAGAAAAGTTGGGAAAAGGTAGGAGAGGAATATTTTGATGAACTAGTGTCAAGGTCACTAATACATCGTCGACTAGATGATGGGGAAGCGAGCTTTGAAATGCACGACCTCATTCATGATTTAGCTAAAATGGTTTCCTATCCGTATTGTATCATGTTGGATGAAGAGGAGCTGCATGAAAGGGTACGCCATTTGTCATTCAATAGAGGGAAATATGACTCGTACGATAAATTTAAGAAACTGTATGGACTAAAAGGTTTACGCACCTTCCTGGCCTTACCATTACAACTATCATCACATTCTTGTTCCTTATCAAACAAGGTAGTTCGCGACTTTTTGCCAAGAATGAAACAGTTACGAGTTTTGTCTATGCTAAACTACACGAACATTACTGAGTTGCCTAACTCTATTGGAAATTTGATATACCTGCGATACTTGAATCTCTCTTACACTGGGATTGAAAGGTTGCCTTCTACAACGTGCAAACTTTACAATCTGCAAACCTTGTTGTTGTTACACTGTGGGAATCTCACTGAATTGCCTGAGGACATGGGAAAACTGATAAATCTACGCCATCTTGACATCAGAGGCACGCAATTGAAGGAGATGCCTGTACAAATTGCAAAGCTAACAAATCTGCAAACTCTATCAAACTTTATTATTAGCAAACAACATGATGGATTGAAAATTGCAGAGCTGGGAAAATTTCCTGATCTATATGGGAACCTTTACATCTCAAAGCTACAAAATGTTACGGCGGCCTCTGAAGCATTTCATGCAAATTTGAAGACGAAAGAAAAAATTGATTATTTGGTACTACAATGGGATCCACAAGACACTGCTACGAGTACGACTCAAGGTTCACAAATTCAAGGTTCTGTACTAGAGCAACTGCAACCCTCCACAAATTTGAAGAATCTTGGCATTTATAGATATGGTGGAACAAACTTTCCGAAATGGCTTGGCGATTCTACCTTTGGTAACATGGTGACAGTGAACATTGGTGGTTGTTACAATTGCTCACTGCTGCCACCCCTAGGAAAATTACCTTGTCTGAAAGCACTCTACATATATTGGATGGAATCTATAAGGAGTGTTGGTGTTGAGTTCTATGGAAGTAGCTGTCCTTCATTCCAACCTTTCCCTTCCTTAGAGAGACTAGAATTTAAGGATATGCCGGAATGGGAGGAATGGAACTTGTTTCCAGGTACAATTATAGAGTTTCCTAGTCTAAAATATCTATCAGTGGATAGATGTCCAAAACTCAAAGGAAACATACCAAGCACACTTCCATCTTTAACCGAACTTCACTTAAGCAATTGTGATCTATTGTTGAAAGCAACACATTCAGAAGATACTATTTTAAGGCCATCAAATCTATCTAGCCAACTGAtgctttctctcaattctcttcaaAAGTTGACATTAGACCGGTTTCCCTCTCTGACATCCTTCCCAGGAAACAGTCTACCCAAAACCTTACGATCTCTATCTCTACACTATTGTGAGAACCTCGACTTCCTCCATCAGGAATCCTTGCACAATTACACATCACTTGAGCAACTGTCAATTGAATACagttgtaattcaatgacatcCTTTTCCTTGGGCTCTCTCCCAGTGCTTAAAAGCTTGTATATTAAAGGTTGCCAAAAtctcaaatcaatttttattgcaAAAGATGCATCAGAGAGCCTCTCATTTATTCAAACTATCCAAATACAGTATTGTGATGAATTGGATTCATTTTTCCCCGACGGATTGTGCACTCCTAACCTCGTTTGTTTCGGCGTGTATGGGTGTAACAAGCTTATTACACTACCAGAACCAATGAACACTCTTGCTGGCCTTCAAGAATTGAGTGTTTTCAACCTTCCAAATCTAGAACATTTTGCCGCAGAGGGATTACCTGTCAATTTACGGAAACTTTCTGTTGGTGGGATTCAGTGGAATACACAGTGTAGTTTGGAAG AATGCTTGGATGGAAAGTGGCTCCACCATCTTACCTCTCTCAAAGACCTTGAGATTTCAGACGCTCCAAAGCTCAAatcattgccagaagaagggttTCCTTCCTCTCTTTCTGTAGTGAATATCTCTGACTGTCCATTGTTGGAAGCAACTTGGCGGACGAAGAAAGGAAAAGAGTGGCGTAAGATAGCCCGCATTCCATGCATACTTATCAACTACAAAATGATCTCATGA
- the LOC131593392 gene encoding F-box/kelch-repeat protein At3g23880-like — protein MALPNQNDAVYTSTSDEALASPPPTTLPFDLVVEILCRLPVKFLLQFRSVCKLWNSLISDPKFAQKHLSLSTTHRINSVYYSITLRKYIFESYSLNSIFSTIYTNVTQLEYPPNGFDVNYHPNCAYSIVGSCNGILCLALFDQICIVLVWNPSIRKFKELPNLVKPKVRCFTSYGFGYDLVNDVYKAVVVFRYSGVKTEVKVHTLGTNFWKSVERFPFGCVPCSRSGTFVSGTINWLAFKDETDESFIVSFDLGTESYQEILQPNYGDNLDCSSLGVLRDCLCLISYHDVWIMKEFGNKDSWTKLFVNTDPGRCYYSLSEVIHTFSDHQFLLEASHSRAKKLILHDPKTGNIKFINFKNKYNRIARPVVCVESLISP, from the coding sequence ATGGCGCTTCCAAATCAAAACGATGCCGTTTATACATCAACATCAGATGAAGCCCTAGCATCACCACCTCCTACTACACTTCCTTTCGATCTCGTTGTTGAAATCTTGTGTAGACTACCGGTAAAGTTTCTTCTTCAATTCCGATCTGTCTGTAAGTTATGGAATTCTCTTATTTCTGATCCCAAATTTGCTCAGAAACACCTTTCCTTATCAACCACTCACAGAATCAACTCTGTCTATTACTCCATTACTCTACGCAAGTACATTTTTGAGTCTTACTCACTTAACTCCATTTTCTCTACCATATACACCAATGTCACGCAGCTCGAGTATCCTCCCAATGGTTTTGATGTAAATTATCATCCAAACTGTGCATATTCCATTGTTGGCTCTTGCAATGGCATCCTTTGCCTTGCTCTCTTTGATCAGATTTGTATTGTGCTAGTGTGGAACCCTTCCATTAGAAAATTTAAAGAATTGCCGAATCTTGTAAAACCTAAAGTTCGGTGTTTTACATCATACGGCTTTGGCTATGATCTTGTAAACGATGTTTACAAGGCCGTGGTTGTTTTTCGGTATTCTGGTGTCAAAACTGAAGTGAAGGTTCATACTCTTGGTACTAATTTCTGGAAAAGTGTTGAAAGATTTCCTTTTGGTTGTGTCCCGTGTTCGCGATCAGGGACATTCGTTAGTGGTACAATTAATTGGTTGGCTTTTAAAGATGAGACAGATGAATCTTTTATTGTTTCTTTCGATTTGGGAACCGAGTCTTACCAAGAAATTTTACAGCCCAATTATGGAGACAACTTAGATTGTTCATCCTTAGGTGTGTTGAGAGATTGCTTGTGTCTAATTTCTTATCACGATGTTTGGATTATGAAGGAATTCGGAAACAAAGATTCTTGGACTAAATTGTTCGTTAATACTGATCCTGGTAGATGTTATTATAGCTTGAGCGAAGTGATACAtacgttttcagatcatcaattCTTGCTTGAAGCTTCTCATAGTCGGGCCAAAAAGTTGATTCTTCATGATCCGAAAACTGGGAATATtaagtttattaattttaaaaacaagtATAATCGTATTGCAAGGCCGGTAGTTTGTGTTGAGAGTTTAATATCACCTTAG
- the LOC131593390 gene encoding uncharacterized protein LOC131593390, with product MTSRFTNFAAREEMAGGSNSSMSVPVRNKKVAKNAAGQRQDVGWQHGTPVNDGSRKIKCNYCHTEYTGGVFRFKHHLAGTNSNVESCISVPDEVRKEMWTIVHKLQTKLIKKRTLSEDVVEVDVEDGKRKKADSSSLANIFKRGITSQSTINDAFKKKEKEDTDLQVATYFYNNAISFNVVKDEEFIKMCEMIARYGKGYKPPSYHDIRVKHLKTKVESINSILVEHKAAWKKFGCTIMSDGWTDQKRRTIINFLVNSPMGTFFLKSIDASGISKTSDKVFKMLDDIVEEVGVENVVQIVTDNAANYKLAGQMLMDKRNMLYWTPCAAHCIDLMLEDFESKIPMHKEIIASGKKITTYIYARTGLITLLHHYTAGGELIRPGATRFATSYLCLGCLNDKKGELYRMFTSKEWKDSKFAKTKDGKLVENIVTNRDFWKNLVICLKGAFPLLKVLRMVDSDEKPAMGYIYEAMDQAKEQIQTSYNNKKKSYQPLWKIIDHRWDKQLHRPLHAAGYYLNPMLHYKPNFKADNEVKQGMYACLKRMMGGDMNMVNKIDGQLEDFKSKKGFFGSEIAQRGLENKTPTQWWESYGDEHPELQNFAIRVLSLTCSSSGCERNWSAFEMVHTKKRNRLKQKTMNDLVYVMVNTRLTKNKAERKKRDLTIDDFQDDDDWWCVAEEENAGGNHVNVADLDEDLMQSTSVKSTTHVDEFDVPETIESDNEEENADEGDGDDDDDDDDDDDDDDDDGGGGGDDEISEDEEDDIMGDNPNYRRVCDLY from the exons ATGACTTCAAGATTCACAAATTTTGCTGCCAGAGAAGAA ATGGCTGGTGGTAGTAATAGTAGTATGTCAGTTCCTGTGAGAAATAAGAAAGTTGCAAAAAATGCTGCTGGTCAAAGACAAGATGTGGGATGGCAACATGGCACTCCCGTAAACGATGGATCAAGAAAGATCAAGTGCAACTATTGTCATACTGAATATACCGGCGGTGTTTTTCGATTTAAGCATCATTTAGCAGGGACAAATAGTAATGTTGAATCCTGCATATCTGTTCCTGATGAAGTTCGCAAAGAAATGTGGACCATTGTTCATAAATTGCAAACCAAACTCATCAAGAAGAGAACTCTAAGTGAAGATGTAGTAGAGGTTGATGTGGAAGATGGTAAAAGAAAAAAAGCTGATTCTTCAAGTCTTGCAAATATTTTCAAGAGGGGGATAACTTCTCAATCAACTATCAACGATGCttttaagaaaaaagaaaaagaggatacTGACCTACAAGTTGCAACTTATTTTTACAACAATGCTATCTCCTTTAATGTTGTAAAAGATGAAGAATTTATAAAGATGTGTGAAATGATTGCCCGGTATGGTAAAGGATATAAACCACCATCTTATCATGACATTCGAGTTAAACATTTAAAGACAAAAGTTGAGTCAATAAATAGCATATTGGTGGAGCATAAAGCTGCTTGGAAAAAATTTGGATGTACAATAATGAGTGATGGATGGACGGATCAAAAGAGGAGAACTATAATAAACTTTTTAGTCAATAGTCCTATGGGAACtttctttttaaaatcaattgatgCATCTGGCATTTCCAAGACATCTGATAAAGTTTTCAAAATGTTGGATGACATCGTTGAGGAAGTGGGGGtagaaaatgttgttcaaattGTAACAGACAATGCTGCAAACTACAAGTTGGCTGGACAAATGTTGATGGACAAGAGGAATATGCTTTATTGGACACCTTGTGCAGCTCATTGTATTGATCTAATGTTAGAGGATTTTGAGAGCAAGATACCTATGCATAAGGAGATTATTGCTTCGGGTAAAAAGATCACAACTTACATTTATGCTAGGACAGGTCTTATAACTTTATTGCATCATTATACGGCAGGAGGTGAATTGATAAGACCTGGTGCCACTCGCTTTGCAacatcatatttatgtttgggTTGCTTAAATGATAAGAAGGGAGAATTGTATAGGATGTTCACTTCTAAGGAATGGAAGGATAGTAAATTTGCCAAGACAAAAGATGGGAAATTGGTTGAAAATATAGTCACAAATAGAGACTTTTGGAAGAATTTGGTTATTTGCCTTAAGGGTGCTTTTCCATTACTTAAAGTCTTACGTATGGTGGATTCTGATGAGAAGCCAGCCATGGGCTATATCTATGAAGCAATGGATCAGGCAAAAGAGCAAATTCAAACTAGCTACAATAATAAGAAAAAAAG CTACCAACCTTTATGGAAGATTATAGATCACAGATGGGACAAACAATTGCATAGGCCTTTGCATGCTGCGGGTTACTATCTTAATCCAATGTTGCATTACAAACCTAATTTCAAAGCAGATAATGAAGTTAAACAAGGGATGTATGCATGTTTAAAAAGGATGATGGGAGGAGACATGAATATGGTGAATAAAATTGATGGTCAGCTTGAAGATTTTAAGAGTAAAAAAGGGTTCTTTGGGAGTGAAATAGCTCAACGTGGACTAGAAAACAAGACACCAACTCAATGGTGGGAATCTTACGGTGATGAACACCCAGAGTTGCAAAACTTTGCTATTCGTGTGTTAAGTTTGACCTGCAGTTCTTCTGGATGTGAGAGAAACTGGAGTGCTTTTGAGATG GTTCATACGAAGAAAAGAAACCGGTTGAAACAAAAGACTATGAATGATCTTGTGTATGTGATGGTAAATACAAGATTGACCAAGAATAAGGCTGAAAGGAAAAAGCGAGATCTAACAATCGATGATTTccaagatgatgatgattggtggtGTGTTGCTGAGGAAGAAAATGCAGGTGGTAATCATGTAAATGTGGCTGATTTAGATGAAGATTTGATGCAAAGTACTAGTGTTAAATCAACTACACATGTAGATGAATTTGATGTCCCTGAAACTATAGAAAGTGACAATGAAGAAGAAAATGCAGACGAAGgtgatggagatgatgatgatgatgatgatgatgatgatgatgatgatgatgatgatggtggtggtggaggagatgatgagattagtgaagatgaagaagatgacatTATGGGGGATAATCCAAATTATCGTCGTGTTTGTGATTTGTACTAG
- the LOC131659812 gene encoding F-box/kelch-repeat protein At3g23880-like, translated as MTLCRLTSKETLTSPPPTFDSLSTLPRDLIVEILCRLPVKFLLQFQSVCKLWNSLISDLKFAKKHLHLSTTRGLNSVCYIDTLSRYIFEYRPPDSLFSIYYMDVTQIEYPPNGFDRGYYQPDSTYYIVGSCNGILCLALDHEADLKDCFVLVWNPSIRKFKELSIGEFPFSCAPFGPSGTFVCGAINWLASKSWHRKTPCLIVSFDLKNESFQEILQPDYGEVDASSLSLGVLRDCLCMISGYAVLWVMKEYGNKESWTKLLTISYRPKPYSSNFLTKLMVKFEKL; from the exons ATGACGCTTTGTAGGTTAACATCAAAGGAAACCCTAACATCACCACCACCTACCTTCGATTCACTTTCAACACTTCCTCGGGATCTCATTGTTGAAATCTTGTGTAGGCTACCAGTAAAGTTTCTTCTTCAATTCCAATCTGTCTGCAAGTTATGGAATTCTCTTATCTCCGATCTCAAATTCGCCAAGAAGCATCTTCACCTATCAACTACACGCGGCCTCAATTCGGTTTGCTACATAGATACTTTAAGTAGATACATATTTGAGTATCGTCCACCGGACTCCCTTTTCTCTATCTATTATATGGACGTCACACAAATTGAGTATCCTCCTAACGGTTTTGATCGAGGTTATTATCAGCCAGACTCTACCTATTATATTGTTGGCTCTTGCAATGGTATTCTTTGTCTTGCTCTTGACCATGAAGCCGACTTGAAAGATTGTTTTGTTCTCGTGTGGAACCCTTCCATTAGAAAATTTAAAGAATT AAGTATCGGAGAGTTCCCATTTAGTTGTGCCCCGTTTGGGCCATCAGGGACATTCGTATGTGGTGCAATTAATTGGTTGGCTTCTAAAAGTTGGCATAGAAAAACTCCGTGTTtgattgtttcttttgatttgaaaaatGAGTCTTTCCAAGAGATTTTGCAACCAGATTATGGAGAGGTGGATGCATCTAGTTTGAGTTTGGGCGTGTTGAGGGATTGCTTGTGCATGATTTCCGGTTATGCTGTACTATGGGTTATGAAGGAATATGGAAATAAAGAATCTTGGACTAAATTGTTAACCATTTCTTATCGGCCAAAACCTTATAGTTCTAATTTCTTGACTAAG TTAATGGTGAAATTTGAGaaattgtaa